In one Salipiger abyssi genomic region, the following are encoded:
- the urtD gene encoding urea ABC transporter ATP-binding protein UrtD — MATLLEMSGVSVSFDGFKAINNLSFRIGEPELRAIIGPNGAGKTTFMDIITGKTRPDEGKVIYGEKSISLLKMSESQIAMAGVGRKFQKPTVFEAQTVRENLAMALKNKRGPFDVLLYRKTTRGAERIEELAETIGLTEQLPRVAGELSHGQKQWLEIGMLLAQDPRLLLVDEPAAGMTPAEREHTTDLLKRAAQKHAVVVVEHDMEFIRRLDCRVTVLCEGSVLAEGSLDHVTSDPQVIEVYLGR; from the coding sequence ATGGCCACGCTTCTGGAAATGTCCGGCGTCTCGGTGAGCTTCGACGGGTTCAAGGCGATCAACAATCTGAGCTTCCGCATCGGCGAGCCGGAGCTGCGCGCCATCATCGGCCCCAACGGCGCCGGCAAGACCACCTTCATGGACATCATCACCGGCAAGACCCGGCCCGACGAGGGCAAGGTGATCTATGGCGAGAAATCCATCTCGCTGCTGAAGATGAGCGAGAGCCAGATCGCCATGGCCGGCGTCGGGCGCAAGTTCCAGAAACCCACCGTCTTCGAGGCGCAGACCGTGCGCGAAAACCTCGCCATGGCGCTGAAGAACAAGCGCGGGCCCTTCGACGTGCTGCTCTATCGCAAGACGACGCGCGGCGCCGAGCGGATCGAGGAGCTGGCCGAAACCATCGGCCTCACCGAGCAGCTGCCGCGCGTGGCCGGAGAGCTGAGCCACGGCCAGAAACAGTGGCTGGAGATCGGCATGCTGCTGGCGCAGGATCCGCGCCTCCTGCTGGTCGACGAGCCCGCCGCCGGCATGACGCCCGCGGAGCGCGAGCACACCACCGACCTGCTGAAACGCGCGGCACAGAAACACGCGGTGGTGGTGGTCGAGCACGACATGGAGTTCATCCGCCGGCTCGACTGCCGGGTGACGGTGCTCTGCGAGGGATCGGTGCTGGCCGAGGGCTCGCTCGATCATGTGACCTCGGACCCGCAGGTCATCGAAGTCTATCTGGGGCGCTGA